The Desulfonatronum sp. SC1 DNA segment GAGTTCGGAAGAAGACCTGTTGCGGCAAATCTTTTAGCCCATGACCCATTGCCATTACATTTTTTTTGTGGCTTGATGCCGATCCGTCACCAATCCCTCAAGGAGCACCAACCATGAGCATAGAAATCGCCAAATCCTTCATCAAGGCAACAACGGAAGTCCTATCCACGATGGCCATGATCACTCCCGTGGCGGGCAAGCCGTACGTCAAGAAGGACAGCATGGCCAAAGGCGACGTCACCGGCGTGATCGGTCTGACCGGAGATAAGACCGGGACCATCTCCGTGACCTTCACGCAAAAATGCGCTCTGGCTGTTGTCAAAAATATGCTGGGCGACGCCGTTGAAGACATCATTTTGGACACCAAGGACGCCGTGGGGGAAATTACGAACATGATTTCCGGGAAATCTCGTCAACTTCTGGCCGAGACCGGGCTGACCATCCAATCCGCCACGCCCACGGTGATCATGGGCAAAGGCCACACCATCCACCATATATCCTCCGAGCCGATCATGGCCATTCCATTCACCACGGATCATGGTGAGTTCACGGTTGAGTTTTGTTTTCAATAATGCGAACCTTTCACGTCGACGGAGCGGAATTGATTTCCCGTGCTTCCCGTCTCAAGTTCATCCGATCATATTGCGGATGCCTCAACCTCAGACTCCGCATTGTCTGAAAACATTTCCCCAGGATGGCGTATCATGCGACTGTTACGTATTTCTTTCTTTTTTCTCATTTTTCTGCTTTTGACCACGTCGGTCCACGCCCGCCTGCACATCAGTCCGCCCTCCGAACTGACGGCCCGCAACTATTTTCTAATGGACGCACGTAGCGGGGCGACCCTGGCGGAAAAAGACGCTGATCTGCGCGTGGAACCGGCCAGCCTGACCAAGATCATGACCGCCTATTTAGTCTTTCGGGAATTGCAAGCCGAGAGGCTCACCCTTGACGAGGAAATACTGGTCAGCGAACAGGCTTGGCGCACTGGGATGACCGGGGCGTCCAGAATGTACATCGATGTGGGCAGCCACGTCACCGTGGAAGACCTGATCCGAGGGATGATCGTCCAGTCCGGCAACGACGCCTGCGTGGCCCTGGCCGAACGGATCGCCGGAACCGAAGCGGCCTTCGTGGACTTGATGAACGCCCAGGCCCTGGCCCTGGGTATGAACGACACCCAGTTCCAGAACAGCCACGGCCTGCCCAGCGAACAAGCGCAGTACACCTCCGCCCGGGACATCGTCACCTTGGCCAGAGAGCTGATCACCAGCTTCCCGGAATATTACGGCTACTACTCGGAACGCAGCTTCACCTACAACAACATCACCCAGCACAACCGCAACCTTCTTTTGGGCCGGGACCCCTCGGTGGACGGCGTGAAAACCGGTTGGACCTCGGCGGCCGGATACAATCTGGTAACCTCGGCCCAGCGCGACGAGATGCGGTTGGTGGCCGTGGTCATGGGCATTGAAGCTTCCAGCTCTCGTGATGGCGGCCGGGCTCGGGCGGATCAATCTCAAGCCTTGCTGAACTGGGGATTTCGGCAGTTTGAAACCGCGACCATTCAACAACCCGGAGATATCCTCGTTGAACCTCGGCTGTGGTTCGGAGCGGTGACCCGCCTGCCCGTGGGCGTTGACACGACGTTCTTCGCTTCCATCCCCAAAGGCAGTCGGGAAAGCCTTCGTCTGGAAATAGCTCTCGAAGAACGGATCGAAGCTCCGGTAGAAGTCGGACAGCCCGTGGGAGAACTGCGGGTCTATCTGGAAGACGACCTGGTTGCTGACCACCCTCTGGTGGCCTTGCGCAGCGTCAAGGAAGGCGGCATCTTTCGCTCTCTCCTGGATACGATTCTGCGCTGGTTTCAGTGAGGTTTCCGAAGGTTCGCTCTCACGAATCAACCTTGAGATCCAACGGTCCCACGATTACTCAGACGGTTTGAACAGTTGTCGTCCCGTGCTTCTTCCCGGCGCATGCCGCTCGCCTCTGAGCCTAAAAAAGTGAACCTCCAGCCCAAGGAGTCGACGTCATGAAAAAAGTGGAGATCATCACTCGACCGTTCAAGTTGGACGACGTGAAAACGACTTTGACCGACCTGGGAGTCAAGGGCATGACCATCACAGAGGTCAGGGGCTTTGGTCGGCAACGCGGCCATAAGGAAGTTTACCGCGGGACTGAGTATCAAGTGGAGTTCACCCCGAAAATCAAGATCGAGGTGGTGGTGGATGACTCGATGCTCGACGACGTGGTCATGGCCGTGCAGAAGACGGCCATGACCGGCAAGGTCGGCGACGGAAAAATTTTCGTCCTTCCGGTAGAAAACGTGATTCGCATCCGTACCGGGGAACAAGGTGTCGATGCGATTTAACGAATGAGCAGAAGGGGAACTACACCGCTTCGTTAACGATCTGTCCGGCGGCCTGCTCCGGGGATCTGGAGGCTTCAGCCAGCTCTTCCTGGCGGCGGATGTCCTGCTGTTGAAGTCGCTCCTGTTCCGCGATTTCCCTGCCCCGCTCTCGCTCCGCTTCGATCTTGGCCGCGGCAACCTGGGCCTGTGCCGAGGAAACGTCCATGGTCATCATCCTTGTTGGATTGTGAATAAGACACTCTACCTACCTTGACCACGATCGGTCAAACCTTGTCTTGCCGACAACGGCGTTGCTCCACCATCCAAGGCCGCCAAATACGCCCCTATCCGCAACACCCGAATCCTTACAGACGGAGGCAACCATGGGCAGAGCACAACCCGTCGAGACCATCAGCGTCCGGGATTACCTGGCCGGTGAGTTGGAAAGCGACGTCCGCCACGAGTATATCGACGGCGCGGTCTACGCCATGGTCGGCGCCAGTGATCGACATGGCCTGATCGCCGGGAACATTTTCGCGGCCCTGCGGCCTCACGTCCGGGGCACGCCATGCCAGCTTTTCATGTCGGACATGAAGGTCCGCATCCAGCTTCAAGGCAAAACCATCTTCTATTACCCGGACCTCGTCCTGTCCTGCGACCCCAAGGACCGGCAACCCTACTTCCGAACCAGCCCGTGCCTGATCGTCGAGGTTCTCTCCGCCTCCACGCGCCGGGTGGATCAGCAGGAAAAACTGGTCACCTACATCACCATCCCCAGCCTGCGGGAATACGTGCTCGTTGATCAGGAGCGCGAACTGGTTCAAGTACATCGCCAGTCGGAGAACTGGGTCGGCCAAATCATGACCTCGGGCTCGGTCCTGTTTGAGTGCCTGAACGTGGAACTGCCGCTGGAACTGATTTACGAAGACGTCCCGCTTCCGGGCACAGGCATTGAAGTCGTCCGGGATCATGACGCTCCGGAATACGGGGAGGACACTGAAGCCCCCCTGCCCTCCCCTTGACGCTCCCGGTCAGGCCTTTTTTACCAGGATTTCCCCCAAGGCTTGACTGAACCGCCGCAGGTCCGCTTCCGTGATCACCAACGGCGGAAGGAGGCGAAGTACCCGATCCTGGGTCAGGTTCAGGACGAAGCCCGATTCTAGAAGCCCACGCCAGACGTCCTGGCCGGGAAAAGCCAGCTCAATGCCCAGCATCAGGCCGCGTCCGCGCACGTCCGTGATCTTGCCTGGATGGGCAGCCTGAACCTCGCGAAACAGGCCCTGGGCCAGTTCGCCAAGTCGCGCGGCCCTGTCGGGCAGGTTGTCCCGAAACAGGATGTCGATCACCTTGGCGGCCACCATGGACGGGACCGGGCCGCCGCCGAAGGTGGTGCCGTGGCTGCCCGGCTCGAACCCCAGGGCCGCCTCGTCGGTGCAGAGCATCGCCCCCATGGGCAGACCGTTGGCCAGGGCCTTGGAGGTGGTCAGGACATCCGGACGAAGCGCGGCATGCTGATGGGCCCAGAATTTGCCGCTGCGGCCCATCCCGGTCTGCACCTCGTCCACTATCATCAGCACGCCCGTCTCCCGGCACAATTCCTGGACAGCGGCAAGGTAGTCGTCAGTCAGGGGCAGCACCCCGCCTTCTCCCTGGATGATCTCCAGGAGCACGGCCGCGGTCTTCGCGGACACGGCCTCCTCCAAGGCGGAGAAGTCCCCGAAGGGTACGGTCTTAAACCCTTCGGGCAACGGCCCGAAGCCGTCCTTAACCTTGTCCTGGCCCGTGGCCGTCAGCGTGGCCAGGGTCCGGCCATGAAACGACCCGGCCAGGGAGATCACCTCGTAGGCTTCGCGCCCCTTGACCTTGCGCATGTACCGACGGGCCAGCTTGATGG contains these protein-coding regions:
- a CDS encoding aspartate aminotransferase family protein encodes the protein MPTTTSLAALQKREQRVLCRTYGRYPLAVASASGCTLVDPDGREYLDLLAGIAVCNLGHSHPELLAAMRDQAERLIHVSNLFYQEEQLVLAEKLLDTCALDKAFFCNSGAEANEAAIKLARRYMRKVKGREAYEVISLAGSFHGRTLATLTATGQDKVKDGFGPLPEGFKTVPFGDFSALEEAVSAKTAAVLLEIIQGEGGVLPLTDDYLAAVQELCRETGVLMIVDEVQTGMGRSGKFWAHQHAALRPDVLTTSKALANGLPMGAMLCTDEAALGFEPGSHGTTFGGGPVPSMVAAKVIDILFRDNLPDRAARLGELAQGLFREVQAAHPGKITDVRGRGLMLGIELAFPGQDVWRGLLESGFVLNLTQDRVLRLLPPLVITEADLRRFSQALGEILVKKA
- a CDS encoding D-alanyl-D-alanine carboxypeptidase family protein, with the protein product MRLLRISFFFLIFLLLTTSVHARLHISPPSELTARNYFLMDARSGATLAEKDADLRVEPASLTKIMTAYLVFRELQAERLTLDEEILVSEQAWRTGMTGASRMYIDVGSHVTVEDLIRGMIVQSGNDACVALAERIAGTEAAFVDLMNAQALALGMNDTQFQNSHGLPSEQAQYTSARDIVTLARELITSFPEYYGYYSERSFTYNNITQHNRNLLLGRDPSVDGVKTGWTSAAGYNLVTSAQRDEMRLVAVVMGIEASSSRDGGRARADQSQALLNWGFRQFETATIQQPGDILVEPRLWFGAVTRLPVGVDTTFFASIPKGSRESLRLEIALEERIEAPVEVGQPVGELRVYLEDDLVADHPLVALRSVKEGGIFRSLLDTILRWFQ
- a CDS encoding Uma2 family endonuclease gives rise to the protein MGRAQPVETISVRDYLAGELESDVRHEYIDGAVYAMVGASDRHGLIAGNIFAALRPHVRGTPCQLFMSDMKVRIQLQGKTIFYYPDLVLSCDPKDRQPYFRTSPCLIVEVLSASTRRVDQQEKLVTYITIPSLREYVLVDQERELVQVHRQSENWVGQIMTSGSVLFECLNVELPLELIYEDVPLPGTGIEVVRDHDAPEYGEDTEAPLPSP
- a CDS encoding P-II family nitrogen regulator produces the protein MKKVEIITRPFKLDDVKTTLTDLGVKGMTITEVRGFGRQRGHKEVYRGTEYQVEFTPKIKIEVVVDDSMLDDVVMAVQKTAMTGKVGDGKIFVLPVENVIRIRTGEQGVDAI
- a CDS encoding chemotaxis protein CheX: MSIEIAKSFIKATTEVLSTMAMITPVAGKPYVKKDSMAKGDVTGVIGLTGDKTGTISVTFTQKCALAVVKNMLGDAVEDIILDTKDAVGEITNMISGKSRQLLAETGLTIQSATPTVIMGKGHTIHHISSEPIMAIPFTTDHGEFTVEFCFQ